The window TTAATCAATTTAgcgaattttaaaattatattccttccgttttttaatataaatcattttacgTTATACACGtaaattaagaaaaccattaatttcttatattttctagacaaaaatatcattaattatttacctaaccgtAATTCAactaatagaaaaatagaagatatattaccattggtcatacaacattaattattaataaattttacatagaaaaccgaaaatgacatataatttggaacaaaaaaatttctctaaaacgacttatattaaaaaaacagagggagtaataattaaagaaaaacaattacaTGCGGATACAATTAGTGTATTGGTttgattaataattaattaacagttggcaaaaaataataattaattaactgTTTTACACAAATGTAATTCTCGTAAATAGaaaattttcaagttttggtcacaaaaatagaccacaaagaggaaaatgaccaaaatgtttcatttaataagtaaaaagatactaataccctagatatataaaaataaaaaaaatagtttttatagttttagattatatgttttcaaattcaaacttttttataattttttttttgaatttttttttcaaatctttttTGTGTAATTcgaataaactatttttaaaatttttattttcaaatttttaatatttattttctgttttataaaattttaaacctcaaacCCAAATCTCCACCCATTTAACTCTAAACTTTaaagtttagattagttaaccataggactataagtatatatttacctttttaataaaacattttgatcattttaattCTTAGAGTCTATATTTGCGATAGAAACTTTTTTAGTGCTATGATAAGGTATTTCTCATTTCATAATTCTTCCGCGTCATGAATCTCGTGGAACTTGGTAGCTTTGGCTATGGAGAGAATGCACGTCGTCCTCCATTTACAAAAGAAGTGGGTATGTATAGGATGTGCCACAACAATACAATGGACTTACTCAGATGAACATCAGTTACTTGCTCCATTGAATCACATTCACTTTCGTATTCAAATCCTCGTGTGGTCATCAAAGTTACATCAGAAGGCAGCTGCCCTCGATATCCTCTATTAGAATGGCTAACAGAAACCTGAAACGAACTTGAGCTTTTCGCAAGGTGGGCTTTTTCTAACCGCGGAATAATCACAGTACCGCCTATGCAGTTACGATCAGTTTGTCGTGGCGAGTCCATAAAGGTCACGTTGTTCAAGCAGTACGTGTCGGCCTCTCCCTCACCGAAAGAAATAAAGCCGTGTGGTGTGCCTTCATACCCCAAAGTGCTCAGTAGTGATTCCCTTTGGACCCATTTAAACGCTAATCCCCATGGCTGTTCAAGGTGGTGATCCATCACGTAGTTGGAGATTGTGATATTAGCCGAGTAACTACCGTCAGTTTCATTCATCATGTCCCACCTTATATCCACATTGGCGTCTTGATAAAAGACTGGATCTAAATTTTTagaatcataaatatttttatgttaatattaattgatttttttttgacaatttgTAAACCATGCGatctaatatattttaagtagcagtttttatttttaatataaaattttgatatctATAAATTTAACGTATAATATAACTCTGATTTCTGTTATATATTTTTCGAAAATAACAAAAAGTCTTGGAGATAAGATTAACGTAATATTTCATAGTTTCTTACACTAACATAGCATATAGTCAGTTAGTCACAGTCGTGCTATGATTCATATAAAGAAATCGAATGAGACTGCAACAAATTTGGGCTAAAGAGAATAAACATCATGTTCCCCAAGTAGGTACTTTTAGTTGTTCTTATGATTATGCCTCTGCTTTGTCTCATCATAAAGAAGAACATTTGCCTTATGAGTTGAGGATTATAATCACCATATCAGCTCAAAACTTCTGGAATGCTTGGATATGAAGTTTCTACGCGGTCCTCAGGTGTTTCTTATGGCTGAATATAATTTTAGGTGACCATCACTTGGTAATTGTAGTTTTTTTTGCGGAGCACAAGAGTGTATGAATAGAGATGAAAAGTTCTTTTTGAATCAATTAAATAGATTCTTCTGATACAGTTGAATCTTCAATAGCTTTGAGAATAAAACCGAGAAGACTTTACCTACAAGAAATGTTTTGTTGACATGAGTTTACAGAAGTTTTAGACAATTGATCTCACATACCTGAAAGGACTCTGCTTGATTGAATTGAGCTAAATGTCAAGCTAGGTACCAACTACCAAAACATGAACACCACTTTAGGAGCAGACAAAACTCTGAACTGATTCAAGTTTTAACAACATAGTTTGGTCCCCTCGATTGTTGCATTTGGAGGAATCTCTTGCACTCCTTTCTTCCCATGAGCAAGCTCAGGAGGAACAATCACCAATCTCTGTATATCAAAACACTCTCAACTTGTCTATCAAAACATACTTTTGAGTTTATGTAAAGTCTTTCATTTTCACCAACACGCATCCCCTCAACGCCGAGGTCAAGTCCTTTCAGAACATTCCCTTTCTCTGACTGTCCGACAAGGTAAAGTTTAGATTGCCTTGTTTCTgcaaatttgattaaaaataatgCTATTGCTTGGTTCCATGtcttattattggttaaattaaAAACGTATAGTTGCTAGTTATTAGTGGTGTAAAGAGAGAAACAGAGTGTGTACTTGGTGGAAGAGTAGTGAAGGAAGAGAGAGGGTGAAGAAGTTTCATTGTTAAGATCATTGTTTGTGCGTCACGTAAACAGATTGATTCTTGTGTCTAAGTCAAAGAAACTTTCTCATTCTTGTCTTTCTTCTTGAGTTTGAGTTCAAAATTGTGTGGGGGAGAGACAGAGGAACAGAGAAAGAGATAAAACTGGTATTCTCATCCACAAATTTTAGATTCTCTCACCGTTACACCCCACACTTGACGTCGTTAGACCCTTAACCAAACAAAAGAGGCGTCAATGGTGTGTAATTAATTACTAATTAAAGAGGAATAAACCTAAAGCATAACCGAAAGTGATTATTGGAGAACCACCCTATTTTCCACTATGCTAATGTAATATATGTTCCACCACATCCTTGTCATTGTACCATACATTGCGAAAATAAGCACAAACAGGAATTTCAATTATCACAAGGAAACAAAAGTACCAAACATGACTTCGTATGAGTTTTCATTACAACTTTGTAGTACTAGTACTGTATGATTTCACCTATATCACATGTGATGCCCCTGTAGAAACTCGTCTTAATATAGAATGTGCCAAATATTAACTTGTTTTCTTGTTAAAAATAATGATCGTTCTCTTCTCTATCACAAAAAACAATACCGACATGTCACAACATCAGTTTTGTTTGAAAAGATTCTCTAGAAAATCTTCGATTAATAAGTATTTTTAGGGATGGACGTTCGGGGTACGCGTTCGGTTCGAGTCTATTCGGATTTTGGGGTTTTCGGAGTTAAATTTTTCAGCCCATtcggatatttataaatttcggttcggatctttgcgggttcggTTCAGTCTCAGATAACtcgtttaaattattttattttaaaaaaatcataaatattttaaatttctcaaaatcaaaaaataataatatatatataacatatagatTTGAGCAATATATTCCAAATAcctaaattgaatataaaagttagtttgacttgaatatttggatgaagaatcaatatatattttaagtatttttgatgtttgggcattgtttaactattttaaatatttacttttgactatttatatatattttcaaatgtttttgacaatttaaaatatatcttctacattttggatatttttttggatattaacTCTAAAATTAGCTAATATATATTCAACTATATAAATCTGATTTGGATATATTTGAATACCCAAAATATTTCGGTTTAGATCGGGTTCGGATCCCATTATCTAGATACAAGGAAAAAGTTAACGAAACCACTATAGAGAACATGATTCTGAATTTTTACAAGAGAAGATCACATTACATGAGTAATCTACTTACTATCTAGGAGATGGCTGGATCCAGATGtacattgatatatatatatatattatatactgagttactaacaaaaataatatatatactctaATAACTACATCTTTTAAACATAGTCAATTTTGGTAAATGTGAAAAGTCTTTAAACTTGTCTTAAACCCCTCCTAACAAAAGTTTCAGCTAATTTCACAACAAGTTATCAAGGTTGCATGGatgaaaaagagagcaaaatgaGAAAATATGTAGTAGTTTTAAGATTTTGTAACACCACATATcttatatataatactaaaatatCTTAAAACATTTAGTTTTCTCACTAAACATATACATACAAATTTAATATAACCACACATAATACGTGTTATTTCATAaaacatattctaaaaaaaacaaaaaaactataatattgtatggccaaaaaaagagaaaaaagcagcactatacattaattaataataatataaacaaagactgatgacaaaaattaaaataaaataaacaaagacTATTATTTTCCTccttataatttataaataactttTGCTGTAAGTCTTTTAAAACCAAACCAGTCTCAGATACTTTTTGTTGCCGCCGTCGCCACCTACCACTCTCACTAACAGAGCCGCCATGGATTCCGTCAAGCTTCCAACAGCTCCGTCATCTCTCCGCACCCAAATGTCACCCCATCACTTCCACCACCTTCCTCTACCTCATCGTAGCTTCCCGTTAAAACCGGTCATCGGAATCACTCGATCTCGTAGCCACCACGTGTCACCGGTGGCTGTTCTTTTCCGCGAAGAAACGTCTTTAGCTCCGCTGGATCTTCCTCTGCCACGTCTCAAGGTCTCTCCGAACTCGCTGCAGTACCCGTCCGGTTACCTCGGCGCGGTTCCGGAGCGTGCGAGCGACTACGATAACGGAAGCATCGTGGAGGCTATGGAGTATCTGACGAATATACTGTCCACGAAGGTTTACGACATCGCCGTTGAGTCGCCGCTTCACTTGGCTAAGAAGCTGTCGGAGAGGCTAGGTGTTCGTATGCTTCTGAAAAGAGAAGACTTGCAACCTGTAAGCATCACTATTACATCGAAAGGTTACACCGTTGGTTGATttaagtgtgtgtgtgtttgtgatGCATTGGTTATGCATTGATATTGGCATTTCTAATaaccaatgttcaagaaatcgttAGCAGATGGTCAGGCGTCTTATAGAGGATTATTGTTTAGGTGGGCGCCTAGACCAGTTTtatagtagattttttttttttggtaaaatgttataGTAGATTATTATTCAGGTGGTCGATTTTTTTAACGCGTAGaccgatttttaaaaaaaatggttcaGGAAAATTCATTTCGTTTAGACCCAATATGCCAATTAGGTGGATGCCTAAACCGACTTTTAGAACAGTGCTAATAACATTTAAAGTTTATACATTTGGTTGATTTTTGCTGAATCATGTATGAAACTGAGGctagagtgtgtgtgtgtgtgatgaTGGTTCAGGTGAAGTCGTTTAAGCTTCGTGGAGCTTACAACATGATGGTAAAGCTGACATCAGAGCAATTAGCAAAAGGGGTGATCTGCTCCTCAGCTGGAAACCATGCTCAAGGAGTGGCTATGTCTGCTGCTAATCTCGGTTGCACCGCCGTGATTGTTATGCCTCGTACAACCCCTGAAATCAAGGTATTTGCTTTAGTCTTGATGATGTTTTTTGCTTCCTTCTGAAGTTAGTATCTGATTTGGtcttttgaataaataaaaaacagtGGCAATCTGTGGAGGACTTGGGTGCTAAAGTTGTTCTTGTTGGAGATTCGTATGATGAAGCACAAGCATTTGCTAAGCAACGGGCTGAAGAAGAAGGTTTGAGTTTTATACCTCCTTTTGATCACCCTGATGTTATTGCCGGACAAGGGACTGTCGGGATGGAGATCACACGGCAAGCTAAAGGTCCATTACATGCTATCTTTGTCCCCATTGGTGGTGGTGGTTTGATAGCTGGTATTGCTTCTTATGTGAAGAGAGTTTGTCCTGAGGTATGTGCACTCTCTACTCTCTAGTCTCTAGTACATAGGCATAGGCTtccaaaatcataaaaattgtttttttttgtaatatttctttaaaaaatgtcTATAGCCGCCAAAATCTCAGATCCGGTCATGCTAGTTGCTTTGGTATTGTCACCTACCTTATTGTGGCTTTTTGGAGTTATGAAGGTGAAGATCATTGGTGTAGAGCCAGCGGATGCAAATACAATGGCGTTGTCCTTGCATCACGGCGAGAGAGTGATACTAGACCAGGTTGGTGGTTTTGCAGATGGTGTAGCAGTTAAAGAAGTTGGCAAAGAGACTTTTCGTATATGCCAAAATCTTGTGGATGGTGTTGTTCTTGTCACTCGTGATGCTATTTGTGCATCAATAAAGGTAACTTATACACTTTATTTGTTATGGCTGCACAGCGCATTGTTCTGGATAATCATAGACTTTTTTCAGTACAGGATATGTTTGAGGAGCAAAGGAACATATTAGAACCAGCAGGTGCTCTTGCGCTCGCTGGAGCTGAAGCATATTGTAAATACTATGGCCTAAAGGACGTGAATGTTGTAGCCATAACCAGTGGTGCAAACATGAACTTTGATAAGCTACGGATTGTGACGGAACTAGCCAATGTCGGTAGGCAACAGGAGGCTGTTCTTGCTACTCTCTTGCCGGAAAAGCCTGGAAGTTTTAAGCAGTTCTGTGAATTGGTGAGTGTTTGGTGTTACAGCATGTATAGCAGTTAATCAGGATACAGAGCGCATGTAATTCAATACATTTGAATGATGCAGATTGGACCAATGAATATAACCGAGTTCAAGTATAGATGTGGCTCGGAAAAGGAATCTGTTGTACTTTACAGGTAAGTCTGTTCCTGAAAAAGTTGTTGACATGTTGTTAGACCTGGGAGTTCAGTTTTTGTTTCCGGTTcggttttttggtttttgtttttctcgGTTCAGATATAACAAATCTTtggttatttatgaatttttgttttgggtttggtttggataacaatattaaaaaccggctaatatctaataaatatatgGGTCCAATTTAGTTTTGGGTTTTTggataattttagtaaaaaatagatttttatggattttcggATAAAATATAGGataattcaaaaaaagaaaaatttcggCTAAAGATATTTTGTTAATCCGGTTTTTATGGATATTTCGCTTTAAAATTAgtaatttttggtaattttaaaactaaatataattaactATAAAAACTGTATTTTAGATATTTGGTTATCCAGTTGGTTCTTTGTTCCTTTTCGGTTTCTCGGTTTTAGAGAAGTAGAAACCGTTTGGATATTTGTAAATGTTGGTTTCGGGTTTCTCTTTTCCGGTTCCGATTTTGTTTTCGGTTCTTGGTTTATATCCCCAGGCCTAGTTGTTGTTAGTCCTTTAATCCGCACAGTTTGTGTATTGATGCTTAGTGTTGGAGTGCACACAGCCGGAGAGCTCAAAGCACTAGAGAAGAGAATGGAATCTTCTCAACTCAGAACTAGGAACCTCACCACCAGTGACTTAGTTAAAGATCACCTGCGTTACTTGGTGCGTCCCTTCTGTCCACAACTCCCATTGATTTGATACAAGTTTGTTATGTGAATCACACTTTGTATATTTTCAGATGGGCGGAAGATCAAGTGTTGAAGAAGAGGTTCTATGCCAATTCACCTTCCCTGAGAGACCCGGTGCTCTGATGAACTTCTTGGACTCTTTCAGTCCACGTTGGAACATTAGCCTTTTCCATTACCGTGCAGAGGTTTATATCTGAACTCACCATTTGTTGTAACTTTTGAGGCTTCTTCTTACTATACAATGTTTCCTTCTTTCAAAACAGGGTGGAGCAGGCGCGAACGTGCTGGTGGGGATCCAAGTCTCGGAGCAAGAAATGGAGGAATTTCGAAACCGAGCTCAAGTTCTTGGATACGAGTACGTCTTGGTGAGTGAAGACGCCATCTTCAACCTTCTAATGCAGTGAGTTTGAAGCTGTTATGGAGAGACCAAAACCGAGTAAGTAGAATAAGATATCAGAGTCTTCCTTGTGTTCACCACGGTTGTTCTTGAGCTCCTGTTAGAAACAAATCTGGGACTAGCTCAATGTGTAACCTTATTTCCCACGAGCTCTCAGCGCTATGTTAGTATGTTGTCGACTTTTGGATACCTTTCATCAAATAATTTGAAGCTAACCTTGGAATAAAACTTGCCATTTTGTATGTATAAAAAGTATGCTTTCTAATGTATAAAATATCTATGAAAGAATATTTAAGGCCGTGAGTAATATATAATTCAGATGATAAAAGTGTATAAAATATCTTAGAATATGTAAAAAAGACACACTTTTTGTTACAATATCTAGCTAGTTTTGTTAGATAAATACTTAAATAGAGACGTTAAAATACTATGGTAGAATATTTACCAGAAtccaatatttatttttaaacaaattgtttttttcttggaGATTGATATATGTAGGTGAACAAAGAAGATTCATATTTGTATGCAGATATGCATGATATAAATactattaataaaaaatgtaatatttttaaaataaactatatctTTACATTATTATTGTTGGTGTTGTAAAATTGTAATAGtgcatttttcttttatttaagaatCACAGTtaaaaaggtatatatatatcgaccaaaaaaaaaaaaaaaaaaggtatatatatataatatacttgtcatttatattttgtcaacatttttttttgtcaaccataTTTTGTCAACATTTACATTTTCTAAACTTATAGttcaattaaaagaaaaatcttatgaattttttttggatttattGTCGTCACAAACGGTGGCCAGAAAAAGCAGCTCCATAGTATTACCAAAACCAGGCCCTTGGTTTTGGCTTGACTTGACTATGAACAAAATCtccaaaaaaggaaagaaaattaaaattaaaaataaaaacaaaaccaaaaccaaaaccacaaaacCATGGGTAGTTTTCAGACCATCCCTCTGACGGCCCAAAACCAGCTACTCTGTTTCTCTGTTTTGTACTATATCTTactcaactctctctctctcgtcctTTGACTCTCTGATACAGAAACCACTTCACAATTCAAATAAGATGGAACCTAACGGCTTCTCTGCGTTTGATCCGAGAATGTTAACCTTAGAAACCCCGCAGAACCCACCAAACCCGGTGCAGTTCCAGCATCCGCATCCTTACTCCACCGCCGGCGATCAGCATCCACATCATCAACAACCGTTGAAGTCCTTGTACCCTCGCTCCTCCAAAGCCATGCAACTCTCCCCGTTAAGCGGCGGCGACGACGAAGACCGCGGGTCTGGTTCCGGGTCCGGGTGCCACCCGGAAGACAGCGTGGGAACCGACGGGAAGAGGAGAGCCTCTCCGTGGCATCGGATGAAATGGACGGACACGATGGTTCGGCTCCTGATCATGGCGGTGTACTACATCGGCGACGAAGGTGGGTTAGTAGGCGATCAAACCGAGGCCAAGAAAAAAATcagcggcggcggcggaggaggtggtggcggcggcggcggcggaggaggagcgGTGTTGCAGAAGAAAGGGAAGTGGAAGTCGGTGTCGAGAGCAATGGTGGAGAAAGGCTTCTCCGTTTCGCCGCAACAGTGCGAGGACAAGTTCAACGACTTGAACAAAAGGTACAAGAGAGTCAACGACATCCTCGGGAAAGGGACAGCGTGTCGTGTCGTGGAGAATCAAGCCTTGCTCGAGACGATGGATCATCTCACTCCTAAACTGAAAGACGAAGTCAAGAAGCTGCTCAACTCTAAacatctcttcttcaaggagaTGTGCGCTTACCACAACAGCTGCGGCCATCTCGACCAACCGCAAGCGAGTCAGGCTCCGAGTCATCACCGTCCGGAGCAGCAGAGCTGTTTTCACGCGGCGGAGGTAGCGGAAGAGTCGGAGACGGCGGAGGATTCGGAGTCGgagatggaggaggaggagacgaGCAAGAAGCGGAGGAGAGGGGAAGGAGTATCCGGGGCCGTGAAGAGGATGAGAGAGGAGACGGCGCGTGCGTTGGATGAACCGGGGAAGAGCGCGTGGGAGAAGAGGGAGTGGATGAGGAGGAAGGCGTTGGAGCTGGAGGAGAGGAAGGTTGGGTACGAGTGGGAGGCGGtggagatggagaaggagagagtGAAGTGGATGAGGTATAGGAGCAAGAAAGAGAGGGAAATGGAGAAGGCTAAGCTGGAGAACCAGCGACGGATGCTTGAGACTGAGAGGATGGTTTTGATTCTCCGGCGGAGGGAGATTGAGCTGGTGGAGTTACAGTCGTTGGGTAAACGGGTCGACCCGAGTTCCGCAACCGGGTGAGCTGATTAGTGTTAGGAACTTAGGATTAACGATGTTTTGGGTTAGATTAGTTTCAGTTCTCTGGCATGTTTGAGATTCTCACATTTTCGACATAATCAGCAaagtcatttttttttatatgtaaagGCAAAACGTATTTTGAATGATTTAAGTAGAAAAGTCAGAGGAAATGTATCTATCTCGAATCAAGGATGAAAAGTAACAAACGATTTATCCATTAGGCAAAGGTTTTCAGAATTGTTTAAGATCATTATGAAGAAGACATAATGATTATGGATCGATCCCTAAAAAGACCAAAAACGTAAGCACACCCGGTGGGACTCGAACCCACAATCGTTTGATTAGAAGTCAAACGCCTTATCCATTAGGCCACGGGTGCTTCTGTTGGAATCAGTCaggttttatatttatatactcatgacagtaagttttttttttgttttctgaaatAAAGAATTTTGGTTCTAACAGGCTGAAAAGAATGGTAAAGAATTTTGATTATACAgtattagtaaaaaaatatttctgttaaGACATTCTTGAAAGATCAAACAGGTTGATAGAACACCACTGATTTCATATTTCTGTTTAAACAAGGTAGATTATTCATCTCTGTTTGGGTAAAAGAAACAAGTTTCCACAGTTTTGTGagtaatgtaaaaaaaaagttgaaaaccAAAACCAACATTTCTACACTATCAGTACTCTAATAAtcagttaattaattttaaatggtTAATTTTAAAAAACCAAACCATCAATTGATAGTTCTCAAGTAAAACCGGGCAAAGGTGGTCCACAGTTTCAATAATGTTCACCGGTCCGAACGGATAATTACTAGATCAGTGTTAAGGATAAAATAAGAGTTTagaaaataagaattaaaaataaaatgagacGTGTCTTGTAATGTAGGAGAACGACAAAAGAACGTGATGTGAATCTTCAACTCTTCATTAGATACATGTCCCCTCCCTTCTTATCTTCACTCAACCTCACTCATTATATAAACAACACTCTTCTCCTCGAAGCTCAGAGAAACGCATAAAGACGTAGCGATGAAGACGGTATCGGTGGACGAGACCAAAAACACGGTGGTGCTACGAGCTGAGCACCGGGACGAGGAAGGTAGGAAAGCTGTGGATAAACTCGAGTTAAAGACTCGAAACCCCGACACGATCAAGCAAGTCGAGAAGAAGCTGATGGACAAAGGCGTCCAAAGGATGGAGAGGCACCCTTCCGACGGGACTCAGATCAAACGTCCGCCGCCGAAGTCAGGTCACGGCGGGAAGTACACGTGGGAGGGGTCTGATCGGATGGAGGACTACGAGATGCAGCCGGATCCGGCGGCGATGGATGAAGGCGATCCTAACTACGACGAGGAGAAGAtcggcggtggtggtggtgatgacGTGGCGGTGGAGGTTGTGAAAGGAGAGGTTGAGGTGGCGAAGGAAGCGCCGGGAGGTGTGGCTAGGGTGGAGGTTGATCCTCGCTTGATCACTACTCCTTGAGTTGCTAGGACAAGGGGGAAAGTGTTGGGGCGAATGTGAGAAGGGAGTGAAACTTTGGgggtttgatttttaatttaagtTTGTGACGTTTTAATGTATTGTTGACGTGTTGGGACGCTATTTGTgtaaagaaataatatatactgCATTGAAATGTCTCACTTGGTTTCTTCATGTCACAGTCACTTAATGAATTAATTATTAGTTGCTGTCGGCCACTTTTAC of the Brassica rapa cultivar Chiifu-401-42 chromosome A03, CAAS_Brap_v3.01, whole genome shotgun sequence genome contains:
- the LOC103859270 gene encoding threonine dehydratase biosynthetic, chloroplastic isoform X2; this translates as MDSVKLPTAPSSLRTQMSPHHFHHLPLPHRSFPLKPVIGITRSRSHHVSPVAVLFREETSLAPLDLPLPRLKVSPNSLQYPSGYLGAVPERASDYDNGSIVEAMEYLTNILSTKVYDIAVESPLHLAKKLSERLGVRMLLKREDLQPWQSVEDLGAKVVLVGDSYDEAQAFAKQRAEEEGLSFIPPFDHPDVIAGQGTVGMEITRQAKGPLHAIFVPIGGGGLIAGIASYVKRVCPEVKIIGVEPADANTMALSLHHGERVILDQVGGFADGVAVKEVGKETFRICQNLVDGVVLVTRDAICASIKDMFEEQRNILEPAGALALAGAEAYCKYYGLKDVNVVAITSGANMNFDKLRIVTELANVGRQQEAVLATLLPEKPGSFKQFCELIGPMNITEFKYRCGSEKESVVLYSVGVHTAGELKALEKRMESSQLRTRNLTTSDLVKDHLRYLMGGRSSVEEEVLCQFTFPERPGALMNFLDSFSPRWNISLFHYRAEGGAGANVLVGIQVSEQEMEEFRNRAQVLGYEYVLVSEDAIFNLLMQ
- the LOC103859270 gene encoding threonine dehydratase biosynthetic, chloroplastic isoform X1 — protein: MDSVKLPTAPSSLRTQMSPHHFHHLPLPHRSFPLKPVIGITRSRSHHVSPVAVLFREETSLAPLDLPLPRLKVSPNSLQYPSGYLGAVPERASDYDNGSIVEAMEYLTNILSTKVYDIAVESPLHLAKKLSERLGVRMLLKREDLQPVKSFKLRGAYNMMVKLTSEQLAKGVICSSAGNHAQGVAMSAANLGCTAVIVMPRTTPEIKWQSVEDLGAKVVLVGDSYDEAQAFAKQRAEEEGLSFIPPFDHPDVIAGQGTVGMEITRQAKGPLHAIFVPIGGGGLIAGIASYVKRVCPEVKIIGVEPADANTMALSLHHGERVILDQVGGFADGVAVKEVGKETFRICQNLVDGVVLVTRDAICASIKDMFEEQRNILEPAGALALAGAEAYCKYYGLKDVNVVAITSGANMNFDKLRIVTELANVGRQQEAVLATLLPEKPGSFKQFCELIGPMNITEFKYRCGSEKESVVLYSVGVHTAGELKALEKRMESSQLRTRNLTTSDLVKDHLRYLMGGRSSVEEEVLCQFTFPERPGALMNFLDSFSPRWNISLFHYRAEGGAGANVLVGIQVSEQEMEEFRNRAQVLGYEYVLVSEDAIFNLLMQ
- the LOC103859272 gene encoding trihelix transcription factor GT-3a; translation: MEPNGFSAFDPRMLTLETPQNPPNPVQFQHPHPYSTAGDQHPHHQQPLKSLYPRSSKAMQLSPLSGGDDEDRGSGSGSGCHPEDSVGTDGKRRASPWHRMKWTDTMVRLLIMAVYYIGDEGGLVGDQTEAKKKISGGGGGGGGGGGGGGGAVLQKKGKWKSVSRAMVEKGFSVSPQQCEDKFNDLNKRYKRVNDILGKGTACRVVENQALLETMDHLTPKLKDEVKKLLNSKHLFFKEMCAYHNSCGHLDQPQASQAPSHHRPEQQSCFHAAEVAEESETAEDSESEMEEEETSKKRRRGEGVSGAVKRMREETARALDEPGKSAWEKREWMRRKALELEERKVGYEWEAVEMEKERVKWMRYRSKKEREMEKAKLENQRRMLETERMVLILRRREIELVELQSLGKRVDPSSATG
- the LOC103859273 gene encoding uncharacterized protein LOC103859273, with the translated sequence MKTVSVDETKNTVVLRAEHRDEEGRKAVDKLELKTRNPDTIKQVEKKLMDKGVQRMERHPSDGTQIKRPPPKSGHGGKYTWEGSDRMEDYEMQPDPAAMDEGDPNYDEEKIGGGGGDDVAVEVVKGEVEVAKEAPGGVARVEVDPRLITTP